The genome window TCTGAAAAGTCAGTTCAGGATCATGGAAATGACAACTAGTAACTTTTCCCAGGTCTGCACAGTTTTGGCCAAGCAGGTCTGACGGCGACACTGGAAGGGTAAAGAGGTCACAAAAAGCCTGGTTTACCAGAATAATCTGCCGCAATTCATTTTCAACGAGAACCCCCACTTGCAGATTTTCAATTAAGGTGGCCAGCTTTGCATTAGCTAGCTGAAGTGGTGTTTCAATGGACTTTTTGGCTGGCAGCTTTTCAACAATACAAAGGTCGTAGAGTGGCAAGCCCTGAGGATCACAGATCAAAGAACGGGTGAGATTGACCCATTGTCGTTGGCCATCTTTGCGCAGACACAATTGCTCCGCAGAACTTACCGATTGCGTCAGATTGCAGGAAAGAGCCTGAGAAGGCACGATCGTTGGAGATGAGTTTTCTTCGCTTGCTGAAATTTCATCTACCGCAATGAGGTCATGCCACGATCGAGACAGTAATTCTGCCTCCGTGTAGCCTACAAGTGCACAGAATTGAGGATTAACCTTGAGGAATTGGCCTGAATGCACATTGGTCAGCGTCATGCCCACGCCAGCTTGCTCAAAGACAACATGAAACAGCATTTCAGAATTAACGTCTGCTAGCGAATTCGATGCAGTCATGGTTGGTGAGAGGGGATTGGCAACTGGTCGCGATGAATCTGTAGGCAATAAGTCTGTGGGCAATGAATCTGTAGGCAATGAATCTGTGGGCAATGAGTCAGAGAGCTTGGCAATTTCCATCTCAAGGGTTCAGCTCAAGGGTTAGGAGCAAAATGCTGATGTCAAATCTCTCCCTAGACTATTGGCCCATTGTGGCTTCCTGAGGCGTAATGTCCTTCGGAAAAATCTGAAATACACCATCCATTGCCGTCAGTTCTAACAGCATTCGCACTTGGTCATTGATAGCCCGTAAACCCAGCGTTCCACCCGCAGAACGCACTTTCTGAAAGGCCATCACAAGGGCACTCAACCCGGAACTATCCATCAGTTCAACATCGCGACAATCCACCAAGATACAGGTATGCCCATTATCGACCAGTTGATTGATGTTCTGGCGAAGTTGATTCCCCTGAATGCTATCTAGCAGTCCAAATGGGTAAATAACTTGAACCGTTGAGTCCACAATAATAACCTCCAGAAAACAAAAAACCTAAAGCTCACGCTTGATCGTCACGATCGAGGATCAATTCAATTGACTACCAGTTCAATTGGAATTGTTGATTCATTGGTCAGGCTCCTAGGTTGCAATCACTTAACTGGCCTAGTGTACCCAAGGCACAGACCCTGATCACAGCCCCCATCACAGTGCCAATCACAGGATCTATCCCAAGATCCATCACAGGATTTATCCGGGGTTCAGGCTTTTTTAGGTTGCCAGATAGCAGCGCGAATGATTCCCCATAACAGAGCTAAGTTGTACATTGACCAAGCGATATTTAACCCATACACCGCAATATCGATCGGTTGTCCGGAGAGCCACAGTCCCCCTCGCCACACAATCCCCCCAGCGGTTAAACCAAAAATAATCAATTGTGGCATCACAAGATTCAGATAAATGCCAGATTGCCGTTGTTTGGGCGTTACCTGGAACTTGATGGGGCGATGGGTAATGACACTCCACACGGCTTGGATAAATAGGGGAAACAGGGCCACAGCATATTGCTCTGAGCGCCAAAGTTCGCTAGCGGGCACGCCCCAGGCGATCGTGAGAAAGGTAATCCGGTTCAGGATAAATGCGGGAGTAAAGTGCAAGGCAAAATCTAAGCCATAGGAATCAACAGGAATTCCTCCTGTAAAGAAATACACGATCGGACACAGTAAAAAAATGAATGTCGCAAATCCAGAAAAGTAACTGTACATTGTCTGGAAATACTGAAGTTGCTGCCAGAAGGTCAGGCCGGGTTTTGTCCAAGGGTTTTCCTGTAGGAGGACTTGAATGGTACCCTGGGCCCAACGCAGCCGTTGCTTGAGGGTAGAACTGAGGTCATCGGGCGCTAACCCCTTGGCCAAAACTTCGTTGTGATAGATCGACTGCCAGCCTGCCGCATGGAGCCGCATGGCAGTGTTCATATCTTCGGTAATGCTAATGCTGGAAACGCCTCCAATAAAATCAAACTCGTCTAAACGGCTTTCATCTTTTTCATAGGCTTTGGAGAAATATTTCAAGCCAGTATTCACTAAAGCTTCTCGCCGTAGAACCGCGTTGGTTCCGGTGTAGAACGCTGCGTTAAAGCCATCTTTGCCCTGTTGGATGGGGCCATAAAATAGGTGGGCCCGATGCCCAAACGGATCTCCTTTCGGTAAGTTGTAGAAATCCTGGGGCGTTTGCACGATCGCAATGCGGTTGCTCTCATATTTTCCACAGTTGGGGTTGTAGGTGAAGAAATAGGGCAGGACATGCTTCACAATCTTGCGATCGGGAATGTGATCCGCATCTAGGGTGAGGATGAAATCCCCCGTCGTCCCCCCTGCAAACAAGGCATAGTTAATATTGCCAGCCTTGGCATGGTGGGGGCGTCCTGTCGGTTTAGGTCGGGCAATGTAGAGACAGCGCGGCAGATTGGATAGGGCGTAATTTTGGCGAGCGATCGCCTGTTTCAATCGCTTTTCCTCGGCAATGAGTTGCTCGCTAATACTTGAATGTTGCCCCTTTTGAAAGGTCAACAATTTGTGGAGCACCTGCAAAAACTGTAAAGGCCGATCGGGTTCCTGGGTTTCTACGGCATTGGGAGGATTGTCCAGAAAGGCTTCCGCAGCTTGGGCTTCTGGGGCCAGTTGGGTCAGACGATCGAGTTGAGCTTGGAGGTGGGTTTGTTCCGCTTGCAGCTGTTCAGCGGCGGCGACCAACTCTGGAGCGGCCAAATCCTCCGCGCACCGTTGTTCCACCATAGCTTTCATATCCGGCGAATTCCCATCATCCAGCACATAGACTCGTAACTTCGTCGCTGGATAGTCAATTTGTAAGGCAGCTTCGAGGGTCGCTTGAACCAGTTCAACGGGTTCGCTGTAGCAAGTGATAAACACATCAACCGTTGGGAGATCCTTGACAGAAAAGGCCGGTGTGAGATGATCTAACGGTTTGACTTGCCGTTCGATCGGTCGCCACAGTCCCAAAATGAACATTGAACCGTTAATGTAGCTGTAAATTTCCGCCAGCAATAACGGAATTGACAGCCAAAGCAAGTTGAAATTAATGGAGTTATTGAATCGCCATTGTAAATACCATAGGCCAATAATCAAATTGATAATTGCAAAGTAGCGAAACAGCAGGGTATTCCGTTTCAGGCGCGATAGATGATTTTTGAATCGAGGAAAACTAGCATCTACAGTGGAGGCTTGCATCATAAATCAGGGCTAGAGGATCACTAAAACTGTTATAGGAACGATGAGATCTAGGGCGAGGATCTGCGAGCGCTGTTAACGCTGGGTCGTCCAATAGGCTTGGGCTCCATTGCGCAGGAACTGGATATTGAGAGTATCGTGACTGGGCAGACCACGTCCCGTATCCTCCTTCGGCTGGTCTTTCCACCAGGGGGTTTGACGATTTAAGGGCCCCTGGAGTAACGGAGTTGATCCAGTCGCTTGGTACAGCAATGCAGCCAGAATTAGGCTGTTGGTACTGCTGCTAAAGGCATGGGCTGCTTTACCTGTTTTCTCGTAGAAGCCTTCGTAATAGCCCAATAGGGGACTGTACAGGTCTAATACACTTGTCCGCAATTCTTGCAGTGCCGGAGTTTGGGGCCAGAGCACATCGTAGGCAAAGGCCGCAGCAGTATTGACTAATCGTCGATCGGGAATCGGCTTGCCAGCGTCATCTAGGGCTTCCCAAGCATTGCCTTTGCCCACTAGGGTGTTATGGACAATATAGGGCGATCGCTCTATCAACGCCGTCCCGGAGGTGGTGAGCTGCCCTGTCCGTTGGTAGCGCTTAATCTGAGCGGTCACCATGGGATCGACTAGAGCCTTCATTTTGGGATCAAAGCCTAATTCCAGCCCGTAGAAAAGAAAGGCATTATGCAGCGTGACAGAATCGGCGTTCGCCGCAGTCTTGCCCCGCAGTCTTCCCAGGGGAATGGCTTCCCCCTCCACTGCCACGGTTTGGTATTGATCACCAATTTCCGATCGGCTGGCATCAAAGCCCCAGAGTTGAAATCCTCGCGCGGCATATTCTTCGTACCCCAATCGAGTTTCCGGGGTGATGCGAGGAGCCGCTTGGCCGTTGCTGCGCTGGGTAGTTTTGGCACTGTAGAGGGCACCATTCCGCACAATTCGCAAATAAGACCAGTCTAGGGGAATGGCATCCACGGCGGCGGCATATTGCGGATGACAGGTTTTCAGGATAGACAAGCTGGTTAGAAAACGACCAATATCGATCGCCGACCACCCAATCCCATCCGACGTAGGATTATTGCCATAGTCTACGGGTTTGAGGGTGCGGGTATTGTAACCTCGGTGGGGTAATTCTCCCGTGAACAGCGGCAATTGGGCCACAGTACCCAGTAAATTGCGAACCCGTTGATCAAACTGTTGGGGGGAAATGAGTTCAAACGATCGCGCCGCATGTAATGCAACGATGTAATTTCCCAAGCCCCACAGCGTTGCCGCTTTTATGTCACTGCGATCGTTGACCAATCCGCTCGGTTCCGTTTGGGCTTCAAAGTAGCGCCACGCAGCCTCAGCATAGCGGCGTTTGGGCACTGTCAGTGGGGTTTTGGGCAGGCTACATTGGGAGGGTTGGGGATCTCCCACGGGTGGAATCGGCTTCGCGATCGCAACGGTTTCTGAAGTTGCCGCGATCGGTGGGCTGGACGTCCCGTTCGTAGCAGGTGCCGGGGTCACAGCAGGTGCCAACGTCGCAGGAGGGCTAGAAGAAACGGGAGAAGTCGTCGCTGCGGTGGTCGTGGGGGGCATTGCGGTCGTATTGTTGGCACCCGTGGGAATCAGGGGGCGATTCCCACGAGCTTTGTAGTAGAGAATTTCTAAAATCAAGCCATTGGTATTCCCAGTTAAGGCTTTGTTGGGTTGCTTGGTTTCTTCATACAAACCCGCGTAAAATCCATCCTTCTCTGGCCCGTAGAGCATTTTCACAGCATTCAGTAGCTGTTGCCCATACGCGCTTTCAGGATAGAGATAGCGCCACCCAAAGGCCGCTTTCGTACTAATGCTGCGCAGTTGGGGATAGGGCTTGTTGGTGTCGGTAATGGTGGCCCAAGCTTGGCCATTGGCGTAGACCGTGTTGTAGAGAAAGTAGGGAGGGCCATCAATATTGTCTTCAGTGACGGCGGTCAGTTGCCCGGTTTGCTGGAAGCGGCGTTCCTGGACTTGAAAGACCCGTGATGCGTAGTCTGCCATGTCACGGTCAAACCCAAACTCAATGCCATCGAGAATATAGGATTCGCTGACAATATAGTTATTGGCGTTAGTCGTCTGGAAATCCCGTTCATCCACTGGAATTTTAATCCCGTAGATATCCACTAACTTAAACGGCTCGAACGCTAACGCCTTAGGGGCTTGATACCCCCAGAGTTGATAGCCCCGCACTGCATATTCTTCGTAGCCCAAACGCCCCTCCTGCACCAGCATGGTTTTACCATCTGGCAAAATCATTGCGCCATAGAGTTGCCCATCTTGCACCGATCGATCGATTTGCCACCGGGCCAGAACGCCTTTAATCCAATCGTTATATTGCGGGTGACAAGTGCGGATGACATGGAAAGCCGCTAGCATCCGGCCAATATCCAACGCCGACCAACCAATCCCCCGATCTGTGGGTTCATTGTTGTAATTCACCATTTGGCCGTTGGCCGCATGGTAGGTCTTATTGGGCAAACTGCCTTCAAATAATTGGAGTTTTCCAATGCCATTTAAGAATGCATTGAGCTTGGCATCAAATTCCGATTGATCAATTAATTTCAGCCAGCGCGCGGAGTTCAGTGCCATCAAATAATTGCCCATATCCCAGAGGGAACCGGACGGATAGCCTCCCACAGAGTTCGTGAAGCCCGTGCTCGGCTGGTAGTTCTTCACGAAATACTGCCATGCGATCTTTGCCTGCTCCTGTTCTTCCGGTGTGAGCGGGTTACGAATTTGTTCGCAGGCCAGGTTCGCTGGAGCGGGCTGGGCAACCAGATGGGATGGTGTCATTCCTGCTAACAAGCTTTGTAACACCAATCCTATTAAGAAAGCTGCTGTGCAGCGAATCCATCGAGGATACCGATTAATTGATGTCATAGAATTCAACTGCATAACTTAGACTGTCAGGAAGCAGGAAGACTGCTAACGCACCCCTTAGCTAGGATTGCAACTTGTTCAAAAGCCCATCCTTTGTAAGCCCAGGTAGATTGAGTTGGTAGTCATCGAGTTCAACGGGGGAATTTCCCAGGGAAAATAACCAAAAATGACGAGATTGAGGCTGAAAGAGGGATGTAACAGCTTTTTTGAAATTCGAAACAAGTCATACATTACTAGGGAACTTAGAGCTGCTAGGGAACTTAAACCCTTGGGAAAACCATTAGGCGAACGATCGACGGTGCAAACGATCTCGGGTATACCAACTCTAGGCTCTGGGTCAAAAGACCATGGCACAATTGCTAAGGTAAGGGTACCTTTGCCCATTGCAACAGGGGTTGGCCGACTTGTTGGTACAACAAGCTTTCTAAGATAATGCCATTGTTATTGGCGGTTAAAGCTCGGTTAGGACTGTTGAGAGCTTCATAAAAGCCGTTATACCAGCCTTTGTCGGCTTTGAGCCGGGTTTGGACAAACTGGAAGAGCTTTTCGGTATAGGGGGTGTTGTACAACACATGCCAGCCGATCGCCGCTTTGGCACTGAGAAAACGCAAATCGGGTCGTGAGGTGCGGGTATCGGTAATCGTACCCCAAGGTTGGCCATTGACAAAGAGGGTGTTGTAGACAAAGTGGGGGGCCCGATCGAGGTTGTCTTCGGTCACGGCAGTGAGTTGGTTGGTTGCCTGGTAGCGGGCTTCTTGGGCAGCAAGGATGCGATCG of Alkalinema sp. FACHB-956 contains these proteins:
- a CDS encoding anti-sigma factor antagonist, with amino-acid sequence MDSTVQVIYPFGLLDSIQGNQLRQNINQLVDNGHTCILVDCRDVELMDSSGLSALVMAFQKVRSAGGTLGLRAINDQVRMLLELTAMDGVFQIFPKDITPQEATMGQ
- a CDS encoding glycosyltransferase family 2 protein, translating into MMQASTVDASFPRFKNHLSRLKRNTLLFRYFAIINLIIGLWYLQWRFNNSINFNLLWLSIPLLLAEIYSYINGSMFILGLWRPIERQVKPLDHLTPAFSVKDLPTVDVFITCYSEPVELVQATLEAALQIDYPATKLRVYVLDDGNSPDMKAMVEQRCAEDLAAPELVAAAEQLQAEQTHLQAQLDRLTQLAPEAQAAEAFLDNPPNAVETQEPDRPLQFLQVLHKLLTFQKGQHSSISEQLIAEEKRLKQAIARQNYALSNLPRCLYIARPKPTGRPHHAKAGNINYALFAGGTTGDFILTLDADHIPDRKIVKHVLPYFFTYNPNCGKYESNRIAIVQTPQDFYNLPKGDPFGHRAHLFYGPIQQGKDGFNAAFYTGTNAVLRREALVNTGLKYFSKAYEKDESRLDEFDFIGGVSSISITEDMNTAMRLHAAGWQSIYHNEVLAKGLAPDDLSSTLKQRLRWAQGTIQVLLQENPWTKPGLTFWQQLQYFQTMYSYFSGFATFIFLLCPIVYFFTGGIPVDSYGLDFALHFTPAFILNRITFLTIAWGVPASELWRSEQYAVALFPLFIQAVWSVITHRPIKFQVTPKQRQSGIYLNLVMPQLIIFGLTAGGIVWRGGLWLSGQPIDIAVYGLNIAWSMYNLALLWGIIRAAIWQPKKA
- a CDS encoding DUF3131 domain-containing protein; its protein translation is MTPSHLVAQPAPANLACEQIRNPLTPEEQEQAKIAWQYFVKNYQPSTGFTNSVGGYPSGSLWDMGNYLMALNSARWLKLIDQSEFDAKLNAFLNGIGKLQLFEGSLPNKTYHAANGQMVNYNNEPTDRGIGWSALDIGRMLAAFHVIRTCHPQYNDWIKGVLARWQIDRSVQDGQLYGAMILPDGKTMLVQEGRLGYEEYAVRGYQLWGYQAPKALAFEPFKLVDIYGIKIPVDERDFQTTNANNYIVSESYILDGIEFGFDRDMADYASRVFQVQERRFQQTGQLTAVTEDNIDGPPYFLYNTVYANGQAWATITDTNKPYPQLRSISTKAAFGWRYLYPESAYGQQLLNAVKMLYGPEKDGFYAGLYEETKQPNKALTGNTNGLILEILYYKARGNRPLIPTGANNTTAMPPTTTAATTSPVSSSPPATLAPAVTPAPATNGTSSPPIAATSETVAIAKPIPPVGDPQPSQCSLPKTPLTVPKRRYAEAAWRYFEAQTEPSGLVNDRSDIKAATLWGLGNYIVALHAARSFELISPQQFDQRVRNLLGTVAQLPLFTGELPHRGYNTRTLKPVDYGNNPTSDGIGWSAIDIGRFLTSLSILKTCHPQYAAAVDAIPLDWSYLRIVRNGALYSAKTTQRSNGQAAPRITPETRLGYEEYAARGFQLWGFDASRSEIGDQYQTVAVEGEAIPLGRLRGKTAANADSVTLHNAFLFYGLELGFDPKMKALVDPMVTAQIKRYQRTGQLTTSGTALIERSPYIVHNTLVGKGNAWEALDDAGKPIPDRRLVNTAAAFAYDVLWPQTPALQELRTSVLDLYSPLLGYYEGFYEKTGKAAHAFSSSTNSLILAALLYQATGSTPLLQGPLNRQTPWWKDQPKEDTGRGLPSHDTLNIQFLRNGAQAYWTTQR